A stretch of Candidatus Sphingomonas phytovorans DNA encodes these proteins:
- a CDS encoding efflux transporter outer membrane subunit, with the protein MRHLTLLLAATSLGACSMAPKYVRPDVPVPTSWPAGDAYLKQSEAALPAVTYRDIFRDTRLQALIEQALTNNRDLRVAAANIAAARAQYRIQRSALFPALGVSAGATHADTGNGNGERSNFSVDGGITAFELDLFGRIRSLSTAAQNSYFATEAAARATRLTLVGDIATAWLTYGTDRSLQAIAQDTAASAEKSVTLTRARLEGGIAPRTDLRQAETVLATAQSDLAQQTTRVAQDINALQLLVGAPIDPGLLPGSIEEAGKTVAELPAGIDSGILLRRPDVVQAEYQLRGANAQIGAARAALFPRISLTTVLGLASGSLGNLFEGGSFNYSAGANASYTIFNAGAGRANVRQTEAQRDAALAGYEKAIQTAFREVSDALARRGTITEQMRATEALASAAADNYRLSDARYRGGIDTFLQNLDSQRSLYSARRQLVSTQLIAATNLVTLYRALGGDSTLDATAAGPEPAGGGATD; encoded by the coding sequence ATGCGCCACCTGACCCTATTGCTCGCAGCGACATCGCTCGGCGCCTGTTCGATGGCGCCCAAATATGTCCGCCCCGACGTGCCGGTGCCGACGTCCTGGCCGGCCGGCGATGCCTATCTGAAGCAAAGCGAGGCGGCGCTGCCCGCCGTCACCTATCGCGACATCTTCCGCGACACGCGGCTGCAGGCGCTCATCGAGCAGGCGCTGACCAACAATCGCGACCTGCGCGTCGCCGCGGCAAACATCGCCGCCGCACGGGCGCAATATCGCATCCAGCGCTCGGCACTGTTCCCGGCACTCGGCGTATCGGCGGGAGCGACCCATGCCGACACTGGGAACGGCAATGGCGAGCGCAGCAATTTCTCGGTCGATGGCGGCATCACCGCGTTCGAGCTCGACCTGTTCGGCCGTATCCGGTCGCTCAGCACCGCGGCGCAGAACAGCTATTTCGCGACCGAAGCGGCGGCGCGGGCGACGCGCCTGACATTGGTCGGCGATATCGCCACCGCCTGGCTGACCTATGGCACGGACAGGAGCCTGCAGGCGATCGCGCAGGACACCGCCGCGAGTGCCGAGAAGAGCGTCACGCTGACCCGGGCCCGGCTGGAAGGCGGTATCGCGCCGCGCACCGACCTGCGCCAGGCGGAAACGGTGCTGGCCACCGCGCAATCCGACCTCGCGCAGCAGACGACAAGGGTCGCGCAGGATATCAACGCGCTGCAATTGCTGGTCGGCGCGCCGATCGATCCCGGCCTGCTGCCCGGATCGATCGAGGAAGCCGGCAAGACAGTCGCCGAGCTGCCGGCGGGGATCGATTCAGGCATATTGCTGCGCCGTCCCGACGTGGTGCAGGCCGAATATCAGCTTCGCGGCGCCAATGCGCAGATCGGCGCGGCACGGGCGGCATTGTTCCCCCGCATCTCGCTGACGACGGTACTCGGGCTGGCGAGCGGTTCGCTCGGCAATCTCTTCGAGGGGGGATCGTTCAACTATTCGGCCGGCGCCAATGCCAGCTACACGATCTTCAACGCCGGCGCGGGCCGGGCGAATGTGCGCCAGACCGAGGCGCAGCGCGATGCAGCGCTCGCCGGCTATGAAAAGGCGATCCAGACCGCGTTCCGCGAAGTATCCGATGCGCTGGCACGGCGCGGCACGATCACCGAGCAGATGCGCGCGACCGAGGCGCTGGCCAGCGCCGCGGCCGACAATTACCGCTTGTCCGATGCGCGGTATCGTGGCGGCATCGACACCTTCCTGCAGAATCTGGATTCGCAGCGATCGCTCTATTCCGCGCGGCGGCAGCTTGTCTCGACCCAGCTCATCGCGGCGACCAATCTCGTCACGCTCTATCGCGCGCTGGGCGGGGATTCCACGCTGGACGCTACGGCGGCCGGGCCGGAGCCGGCAGGCGGCGGCGCCACCGACTGA
- a CDS encoding poly(R)-hydroxyalkanoic acid synthase subunit PhaE, which translates to MTTPPDPGAFFREMLGQWEQMANQFGGQVMKSGEFSRVMQGASSATMTAQAAAHQMMDKALAAANMPSRSEVEDLSARVRRIEESVGRIEALLMAQAPGVTQGIAPSERPRPKRTRKPPEKPA; encoded by the coding sequence ATGACGACCCCACCCGACCCCGGCGCGTTCTTCCGCGAAATGCTCGGCCAGTGGGAGCAGATGGCCAACCAGTTCGGCGGCCAGGTGATGAAGTCGGGCGAATTCTCCCGCGTGATGCAGGGCGCCAGCAGCGCGACGATGACCGCCCAGGCAGCCGCGCACCAGATGATGGACAAGGCGCTGGCCGCCGCCAACATGCCGAGCCGCAGCGAGGTCGAGGACCTGTCGGCCCGCGTCAGGCGGATCGAGGAGTCGGTCGGTCGGATCGAGGCGCTGCTGATGGCCCAAGCCCCAGGCGTTACGCAAGGCATCGCGCCGTCGGAGCGGCCAAGGCCGAAGCGCACCCGCAAGCCGCCGGAGAAGCCGGCTTGA
- a CDS encoding alpha/beta fold hydrolase gives MADRNAPDLFTQASTAFDRALQRNFKGLDYFASPAPVLGASPKDLLIQRGTMNLYHYRPMTDEVYRVPLLLVMATTNRGYIFDMVPGQSLVEYLLKAGFDVFMLDWSPPRADEKGLKLDDYVLDFIPSAIERVQRETGEEEFTVVGYCFGGVLSLLWAALHPGAPMKNLVTFTTPVDFSKMEMFQAWADKRFFDVDRLVDTFGNCPADYLYTAFDMLRPGARIAGNIRLIDNLWNDEYVKSFRMFDRWASDTLPLAGEYFRETTKKLMWDNQLNDGTMEVGGRPVDLGGITAPFLHVTAEHDHIVPSAASAPLIEKIGSADKEQVTLKGGHVSLVAGGNAIKRLWPRLVEWLGERST, from the coding sequence ATGGCCGACCGGAACGCCCCCGACCTGTTCACCCAGGCCAGCACGGCGTTCGACCGCGCGTTGCAGCGCAATTTCAAGGGGCTCGATTATTTCGCCTCGCCGGCGCCGGTGCTCGGCGCCAGCCCCAAGGATCTGCTGATCCAGCGCGGCACGATGAACCTGTACCATTATCGCCCGATGACCGACGAGGTTTACCGGGTGCCGTTGCTGCTGGTGATGGCGACGACCAATCGCGGCTATATCTTCGACATGGTGCCGGGGCAGAGCCTGGTCGAATATCTGCTCAAGGCCGGGTTCGACGTGTTCATGCTCGACTGGAGCCCGCCCCGCGCCGACGAGAAGGGCCTGAAGCTCGACGACTATGTGCTGGATTTCATCCCCTCGGCGATCGAACGGGTACAGCGGGAGACCGGCGAGGAGGAGTTCACCGTCGTCGGATATTGTTTCGGCGGGGTGCTCTCCCTGCTCTGGGCGGCGCTGCACCCGGGCGCGCCGATGAAGAACCTCGTCACCTTCACCACGCCGGTCGATTTCTCGAAGATGGAGATGTTCCAGGCCTGGGCCGACAAGCGTTTCTTCGATGTCGACCGGCTGGTCGATACGTTCGGCAATTGCCCGGCGGATTATCTCTACACCGCGTTCGACATGCTGCGCCCCGGCGCGCGGATTGCGGGGAATATCAGGCTGATCGATAATCTCTGGAACGACGAGTACGTCAAATCCTTCCGCATGTTCGATCGCTGGGCGAGTGACACGCTGCCGCTGGCGGGCGAATATTTCCGCGAGACGACCAAGAAGCTGATGTGGGACAATCAGCTTAACGACGGCACGATGGAAGTCGGCGGACGGCCGGTCGACCTGGGCGGGATCACCGCGCCCTTCCTTCACGTCACCGCCGAGCACGATCACATCGTACCGTCCGCTGCGTCCGCGCCGCTGATCGAGAAGATCGGATCGGCCGACAAGGAACAGGTGACATTGAAGGGCGGCCATGTCAGCCTCGTCGCCGGGGGCAACGCGATCAAGCGGCTATGGCCGAGGCTGGTCGAGTGGTTGGGGGAAAGGTCGACATGA
- a CDS encoding GNAT family N-acetyltransferase gives MSHHIRRFAPGDRDAMLAFANTLPEHDLLFLGRDLKHPRVVEAWQSAIEEGWIDSLVAEDGGKFVGTAALVRDPLGWSAHVGEIRLLVAPGKRGSGIGRDLLEAIYTVAMERGLEKLTAQMTPDQIGSVMLFESLGFRAEALLKDHVRDRDGRPHDLAILAHDVARVTAQHRAFGIDE, from the coding sequence ATGAGCCATCACATCAGGCGGTTCGCGCCGGGCGACCGCGACGCGATGCTCGCCTTCGCCAACACCCTGCCCGAGCATGACCTGCTGTTTCTGGGCCGCGACCTGAAGCATCCCCGCGTCGTCGAGGCGTGGCAGTCGGCGATCGAGGAGGGCTGGATCGACAGTCTGGTCGCCGAGGATGGAGGAAAATTCGTCGGCACCGCGGCGCTGGTACGCGATCCGCTGGGCTGGAGCGCGCATGTCGGCGAGATCCGGCTGCTCGTCGCGCCGGGCAAGCGCGGCAGCGGGATCGGCCGCGACCTGCTCGAGGCGATCTATACCGTCGCGATGGAGCGCGGGCTCGAGAAGCTGACGGCACAGATGACCCCCGACCAGATCGGATCGGTGATGCTGTTCGAGAGCCTGGGTTTCCGCGCGGAGGCGTTGCTGAAGGACCATGTCCGCGACCGCGACGGCAGGCCGCACGACCTGGCGATCCTGGCCCATGACGTCGCGCGGGTTACAGCGCAGCACCGGGCGTTCGGGATCGACGAATGA
- a CDS encoding alpha/beta hydrolase yields MTAPSAEEIRPPSALLAFTELPRALAEFGSLGLAAPILATAPRGDGHPVMVLPGFVTSDRSTTVLRRFLGSLGYDAHEWGLGRNLGPKAIGYEGEKLVERLCDIHEATGQKVSLVGWSLGGVMARQLSRRAPEAVRQVISLGSPFTGTPRATNVWRAYEVLTGQKIDDPDVRSQLRESAAPPPVPSTAIYSREDGVVAWQNCIEPRGPETDNIEVHGSHCGLGVNPAVLYAIADRLAQAENDWRPFERNGLKALVYPFAGHA; encoded by the coding sequence ATGACAGCACCCAGCGCCGAAGAGATACGGCCGCCGTCAGCGCTTCTCGCCTTTACCGAGCTGCCGCGCGCGCTTGCCGAATTCGGCTCGCTTGGCCTGGCGGCGCCGATCCTTGCCACCGCGCCGCGCGGCGACGGGCATCCGGTGATGGTCCTGCCGGGTTTCGTCACCAGCGACCGGTCGACCACGGTGCTGCGGCGCTTCCTGGGTTCACTCGGCTATGATGCGCATGAATGGGGCCTCGGCCGCAACCTTGGCCCCAAGGCGATCGGCTATGAGGGAGAGAAGCTGGTCGAGCGGCTGTGCGATATCCACGAGGCGACCGGCCAGAAGGTGAGCCTGGTTGGCTGGAGCCTGGGCGGCGTGATGGCGCGCCAGCTTTCACGCCGGGCGCCCGAGGCGGTGCGGCAGGTCATCTCGCTCGGATCGCCCTTCACCGGCACCCCGCGCGCGACCAATGTCTGGCGCGCCTATGAGGTGCTGACCGGGCAGAAGATCGACGATCCGGACGTGCGCAGCCAGCTCCGCGAAAGTGCGGCGCCGCCGCCGGTGCCCTCAACCGCGATCTATTCGCGCGAAGACGGGGTGGTCGCGTGGCAGAACTGCATCGAGCCGCGCGGGCCCGAGACCGACAATATCGAGGTACATGGCAGCCATTGCGGGCTCGGGGTAAACCCGGCGGTACTCTACGCAATCGCCGATCGGCTTGCCCAGGCCGAGAACGACTGGCGGCCATTCGAGCGGAACGGGCTGAAAGCGCTTGTCTATCCCTTTGCAGGGCATGCGTAG
- a CDS encoding phasin family protein, which yields MAEKKSTTEKVKDTINEKIVDPAKKAGEAMRASGAKVAEGGSTVSMKLIDQAENNARQAFAAMRAAAAAKDLSEVMKVQGDYLRDQGSRSMSQAREIGELIMQIGRDAVAPLKGDK from the coding sequence ATGGCCGAGAAAAAGAGCACCACGGAAAAGGTGAAGGACACGATCAACGAGAAGATCGTCGATCCGGCGAAGAAGGCGGGGGAGGCGATGCGCGCCTCGGGCGCCAAGGTCGCCGAAGGCGGCTCGACCGTCAGCATGAAGCTGATCGACCAGGCGGAGAACAATGCCCGCCAGGCCTTTGCCGCGATGCGCGCCGCCGCCGCCGCCAAGGACCTGTCCGAGGTGATGAAGGTGCAGGGCGATTACCTGCGCGACCAGGGCAGCCGCAGCATGAGCCAGGCGCGCGAGATCGGCGAACTGATCATGCAGATCGGCCGCGACGCCGTCGCCCCGCTCAAGGGCGACAAATAA
- a CDS encoding wax ester/triacylglycerol synthase family O-acyltransferase — MLQLSGQDASFVYLETPHTPMHIGSVAIYDPSTAPGGFVRFKDILNFIGSRLSGARSFRQRLVRVPFDLDHPYWIEDPEFDIEFHVRHIALPKPGDWRQLCIQVARLHSRPMDLNKPLWEFTVIEGLDNVEGLPPGCFALLSKVHHAAVDGMSGVEMSTAVHDLDASMAPPKEQDQWKPEHMPNVADLLTRSYFNSLRQPMRVVETIGRSLPGMARLAATVSKGEVSLSNTKMAPKTRFNGKVSPHRVFDAVPFRLADIRAMKDAVPDATVNDVILAIVGGGLRTYLEDKNELPRESLTAMAPISVRGEGEKTALGNLVSAMVIPLGTHIADPLARLKYVHDEAVNSKAMTNAVGARSLADYSQLIPSGLAGLAARLYTRVGAANTHAPVFNTVVTNVPGPRVPLYFCGAKMLASYGTAPVFDSMGLINPVYSYGDTIAISFTADRGMMPDPEKYAAALQSSFEALKAATLGGTEPVKPKAAPRPRAAVKPKPAAKPAPRRKGAA, encoded by the coding sequence ATGCTTCAGCTATCGGGCCAGGATGCCTCGTTCGTCTATCTGGAGACGCCACATACACCGATGCATATCGGTTCGGTCGCGATCTACGATCCCTCCACCGCGCCGGGCGGTTTCGTCCGCTTCAAGGATATCCTCAACTTCATTGGTTCCCGCCTCTCCGGCGCGCGCAGCTTCCGCCAGCGGCTGGTGCGCGTCCCGTTCGATCTCGATCACCCTTACTGGATCGAGGACCCCGAATTCGACATCGAATTCCACGTCCGTCACATCGCGCTGCCCAAGCCCGGTGACTGGCGCCAGCTCTGCATCCAGGTCGCCCGTCTCCACTCGCGCCCGATGGATCTCAACAAGCCGCTCTGGGAATTCACCGTGATCGAGGGGCTCGACAATGTGGAGGGCCTTCCGCCGGGCTGCTTCGCGCTCCTCTCCAAGGTCCATCACGCAGCGGTCGACGGCATGTCCGGCGTCGAGATGTCGACCGCCGTCCACGATCTCGACGCGAGCATGGCGCCGCCCAAGGAGCAGGACCAGTGGAAGCCGGAGCATATGCCCAATGTGGCCGATCTGCTCACCCGCAGCTATTTCAACTCGCTCCGCCAGCCGATGCGCGTGGTCGAGACGATCGGCCGCTCGCTCCCCGGCATGGCCAGGCTCGCGGCAACCGTCAGCAAGGGCGAGGTCAGCCTGTCGAATACGAAGATGGCGCCCAAGACCCGCTTCAACGGCAAGGTCTCGCCCCACCGCGTGTTCGACGCCGTGCCGTTCAGGCTCGCCGACATTCGCGCGATGAAGGATGCCGTGCCCGATGCGACCGTCAACGACGTCATCCTTGCGATCGTCGGCGGCGGCCTGCGCACCTATCTCGAGGACAAGAACGAGCTGCCCAGGGAATCGCTCACCGCGATGGCGCCGATCTCGGTGCGCGGCGAAGGGGAGAAGACGGCGCTCGGCAACCTCGTCTCGGCGATGGTCATCCCGCTCGGCACCCATATCGCCGATCCGCTGGCGCGGCTGAAATATGTCCATGACGAAGCGGTCAATTCAAAGGCGATGACCAACGCCGTCGGCGCGCGCAGCCTCGCCGATTACAGCCAGCTCATTCCCTCGGGCCTCGCCGGTCTCGCCGCGCGGCTCTACACGAGGGTAGGAGCCGCGAACACACATGCACCGGTGTTCAACACGGTCGTCACCAATGTGCCCGGTCCGCGCGTCCCGCTTTATTTCTGCGGCGCGAAGATGCTGGCGAGCTACGGCACCGCGCCGGTGTTCGACTCGATGGGCCTGATCAATCCGGTCTATTCCTATGGCGACACCATCGCGATCTCCTTCACCGCCGACCGGGGCATGATGCCTGACCCCGAAAAATATGCGGCGGCGCTCCAATCGTCGTTTGAAGCGTTGAAGGCAGCGACGCTCGGCGGAACCGAGCCAGTGAAACCCAAAGCCGCGCCCAGGCCAAGGGCCGCGGTCAAACCCAAACCGGCGGCGAAGCCGGCACCTCGCAGGAAAGGAGCAGCATGA
- a CDS encoding cytochrome P450, with translation MATAAVERPVIPSPPGLPVVGHLHQIARAGLIGHLLAVSRDFPQGIFKLKFGSRIGLFVTSPDLVAQLCDETRFRKMPGPGLRVVRKFAGDGLFTAFSEEPNWGKAHRILLPAFSQRAMRGYFDMMLEVADQLVGKWSRLSGTDVLVADDMTRFTLDSIAVAGFGHRFNSFEKEELDSFLEALGRALGESLNMITRLPIQQRFAKKAMRQYEADIAEMNALVDGIIAERRLHPNDGKDLLNLMLSAVDPETGEGLDDINIRYQVLTFLIAGHETTSGLLTFSQHLLLRHPHVLAQAYAEVDRVLPGDKRPDYTDIVKLEVIERVLKEAMRLWPTAPAFSVAPFEDVVIGGKWHMRKDRPINVFSPGLHRDPGVWADPEEFDIDRWLPEAEAARHPHAYKPFGNGERACIGRQFAMVEAKLALAMLLQKFAISDPHAYKLRIKETLSIKPDEFYMRVRLRAPHERLSVAPVEERAEETPVASVSGTGQRFAVLYGSSLGTARDIAEEIAERANLDGFETIVRSMDESFKGGAAPEDKVIVIVTATYNGRAPDTALAVEKALDAGAFEGADWSGARFAVLGIGNSQWPNYQIFPKRVDAAIEAAGATRLLPRAEADGQGDFDGAVAGFVRDLWKALGSDAAPSESVSTLSLQPIDTSVARAAALPEHAQQLEIAGNDEMILPADGLWDFAKEPPRPSTRFIRIRLPQGQHYHTGDHIAVYAHNRPDLVERAMDRLGLKGSTQLRVDGQGGRFRHLPLGQTVTVRQLLTDFVELSDPLPRRALAVIAAQTRCPNTKRDMARLEEAFDAEVAGKRLTLLDLLDQHPAAELSLDSLVELSAAISPRFYSIASSPLVSPDVAELIVGTMAAPAWSGLGEHRGFASGYMQGVAPGDQVFGYVRRPNPPFAPPSDTGVPMILIGPGTGFAPLRGFIQERAAQKRAGKEVATSLLFFGCRHPDHDWFCRDEVDGWARDGVIDPYLAFSAVDSHPWKFVQDALWAEQDRVWAALSAGAQIFLCGDGRFMAPAVRDTLIRIQMQQAGDEHAQGSAWLEELIEDGRFHQDVFGFGK, from the coding sequence ATGGCGACAGCTGCGGTCGAGCGACCTGTGATTCCGTCGCCACCGGGCCTGCCCGTCGTCGGCCACCTCCACCAGATCGCCCGCGCCGGGCTGATCGGTCACCTGCTCGCCGTCAGCCGCGATTTCCCCCAAGGCATCTTCAAGCTCAAATTCGGCAGCCGCATCGGTCTGTTCGTCACCTCGCCGGACCTTGTCGCCCAACTCTGCGACGAGACTCGCTTCCGCAAGATGCCCGGGCCTGGCCTGCGCGTGGTGCGTAAATTCGCCGGCGACGGGCTGTTCACGGCGTTCAGCGAGGAGCCGAACTGGGGCAAGGCGCACCGCATCCTGCTCCCCGCCTTCAGCCAGCGCGCGATGCGCGGCTATTTCGACATGATGCTTGAGGTGGCCGACCAGCTAGTCGGCAAATGGTCGCGCCTGTCGGGAACTGACGTGCTCGTCGCCGACGACATGACCCGCTTCACGCTCGATTCGATCGCGGTCGCGGGGTTCGGCCACCGCTTCAACAGCTTCGAGAAGGAGGAACTCGACAGCTTCCTGGAGGCGCTCGGCCGGGCGTTGGGCGAATCGCTCAACATGATCACCCGGCTGCCGATCCAGCAGCGCTTCGCCAAAAAGGCGATGCGCCAGTACGAGGCCGACATCGCCGAGATGAACGCGCTGGTCGACGGCATCATCGCCGAACGCCGCCTTCATCCGAACGACGGCAAGGATCTGCTCAACCTGATGCTGAGCGCGGTCGATCCTGAAACGGGCGAGGGCCTCGACGATATCAACATCCGCTATCAGGTGCTCACCTTCCTGATCGCCGGGCACGAGACGACCTCGGGCCTGCTCACCTTCTCGCAGCATCTGCTGCTGCGTCATCCGCATGTGCTGGCCCAGGCCTATGCCGAGGTCGACCGGGTCCTGCCCGGCGACAAGCGCCCTGACTATACCGATATCGTGAAGCTAGAAGTGATCGAGCGCGTCCTGAAGGAGGCGATGCGCCTCTGGCCGACCGCGCCCGCCTTCAGCGTGGCGCCGTTCGAGGATGTCGTGATCGGCGGCAAATGGCACATGCGCAAGGATCGCCCGATCAACGTGTTTTCGCCTGGCCTGCACCGCGATCCCGGCGTCTGGGCCGACCCGGAAGAATTCGACATCGACCGCTGGCTGCCCGAGGCTGAGGCCGCGCGGCACCCCCATGCCTACAAGCCGTTCGGCAATGGCGAGCGCGCGTGCATCGGTCGCCAGTTCGCCATGGTCGAGGCGAAGCTGGCGCTGGCCATGCTGCTCCAGAAATTCGCGATCAGCGATCCCCATGCCTATAAGCTGCGGATCAAGGAAACGCTCTCGATCAAGCCGGACGAGTTCTACATGCGCGTCCGGCTCCGCGCGCCGCACGAGCGGCTGAGCGTCGCTCCTGTCGAGGAGCGGGCAGAGGAAACGCCGGTCGCCTCGGTCTCCGGCACTGGCCAGCGTTTCGCGGTGCTATATGGTTCAAGCCTCGGTACCGCGCGCGACATTGCGGAGGAGATCGCCGAGCGCGCCAATCTCGATGGGTTCGAGACGATCGTCCGGTCGATGGACGAGAGCTTCAAGGGCGGGGCCGCGCCCGAGGACAAGGTGATCGTCATCGTCACTGCCACCTATAACGGCCGCGCGCCCGACACGGCGCTGGCGGTCGAGAAGGCGCTCGACGCCGGGGCCTTTGAGGGTGCCGACTGGAGCGGCGCGCGCTTCGCCGTGCTCGGCATCGGCAACAGCCAATGGCCCAATTACCAGATATTCCCCAAGCGGGTGGATGCCGCGATCGAGGCTGCGGGCGCGACCCGCCTGCTGCCCCGCGCCGAAGCGGACGGGCAGGGCGATTTCGACGGTGCCGTTGCCGGGTTCGTGCGGGATTTGTGGAAGGCGCTGGGCAGCGATGCGGCGCCGAGCGAGTCGGTCTCGACCCTGTCGCTCCAGCCGATCGATACCTCGGTGGCACGTGCGGCCGCCTTGCCGGAGCATGCCCAGCAGCTTGAGATCGCCGGCAATGACGAGATGATCCTGCCCGCCGACGGGCTTTGGGATTTCGCGAAGGAGCCGCCGCGCCCGTCGACCCGTTTCATCCGCATCCGTCTGCCGCAGGGCCAGCATTACCACACTGGTGATCACATCGCCGTCTATGCCCATAACCGCCCCGATCTGGTCGAGCGCGCTATGGACCGGCTCGGCCTCAAGGGCTCGACCCAGTTGCGCGTGGACGGGCAGGGCGGGCGCTTCCGCCACCTGCCGCTCGGCCAGACAGTGACGGTCAGGCAATTGCTGACTGATTTCGTCGAGCTGTCCGATCCGTTGCCCCGGCGTGCTCTAGCGGTGATCGCCGCGCAGACCCGCTGCCCCAACACGAAGCGCGACATGGCGCGGCTGGAGGAGGCGTTCGATGCAGAGGTGGCAGGCAAGCGCCTCACTCTGCTCGACCTGCTCGACCAGCATCCTGCCGCAGAACTCTCGCTCGACTCGCTGGTCGAATTGTCGGCGGCGATCTCCCCGCGATTCTATTCGATCGCGTCCAGCCCGCTGGTGTCGCCCGACGTCGCCGAACTGATCGTCGGCACCATGGCGGCGCCCGCTTGGTCGGGCCTTGGCGAGCATCGCGGTTTCGCCTCCGGTTATATGCAGGGCGTCGCGCCGGGCGATCAGGTGTTCGGCTATGTCCGCCGCCCGAACCCGCCCTTCGCCCCGCCTTCCGATACAGGCGTGCCGATGATCCTGATCGGCCCCGGCACCGGCTTCGCGCCCCTGCGCGGCTTCATCCAGGAACGGGCGGCGCAAAAACGGGCGGGGAAGGAGGTTGCGACAAGCCTGCTCTTCTTCGGCTGCCGTCATCCCGATCATGACTGGTTCTGCCGCGACGAAGTCGACGGCTGGGCGCGGGACGGGGTGATCGATCCCTATCTCGCCTTTTCCGCTGTCGACTCTCATCCGTGGAAGTTCGTTCAGGACGCACTCTGGGCCGAACAGGACCGCGTCTGGGCTGCGCTCAGCGCCGGCGCGCAGATATTCCTGTGCGGTGACGGACGTTTCATGGCGCCGGCGGTGCGTGACACGCTGATCCGCATCCAGATGCAGCAGGCTGGGGACGAGCATGCACAGGGATCGGCATGGCTTGAGGAACTGATCGAGGACGGACGCTTCCACCAGGACGTGTTCGGCTTCGGGAAATAA
- a CDS encoding polymer-forming cytoskeletal protein yields the protein MSMFNNNRNSRDPGVTLPPAPAAQASGGKRGMFSVLGPDVTIVGNVTATADLHIDGRIDGDVNCGSIVQGTDSRINGSVKADIARLAGAIEGSVSVRQLTIERAARITGDVEYETIAIENGASIDGRLKHIAADAGTRNFERNAPMAPAPDIIVVSSSGEAA from the coding sequence ATGTCGATGTTCAACAACAACAGGAATAGCCGCGATCCGGGCGTCACGCTGCCGCCCGCCCCCGCCGCCCAGGCCTCGGGCGGGAAGCGCGGGATGTTCTCCGTGCTCGGGCCCGACGTCACCATCGTCGGCAACGTGACGGCGACGGCAGATCTGCATATCGACGGCCGTATCGACGGCGACGTGAATTGCGGCAGCATCGTGCAGGGCACGGACAGCCGGATCAACGGATCGGTCAAGGCGGACATCGCGCGCCTGGCCGGTGCAATCGAAGGATCGGTCTCGGTGCGCCAGCTCACCATCGAACGTGCCGCGCGGATCACCGGCGATGTCGAATATGAGACGATCGCGATCGAGAATGGCGCGTCGATCGACGGCCGCCTGAAGCATATCGCCGCCGATGCGGGTACTCGCAATTTCGAGCGCAATGCGCCGATGGCCCCGGCGCCGGACATCATCGTGGTCAGCTCTAGCGGCGAAGCAGCCTGA
- a CDS encoding GFA family protein: MTQMTLPMEGGCRCGKVRIRIDKPPMLTMACHCTGCQKMSASAYSLSVAIPTDGFTVTKGDTVIGGLHGDQSQHHHCDWCKSWVFTRIAFDVGFVNVRPTMLDDAGWYVPFMETYTSEALPWAKTPAKHRYPQFPEMADFGKLLAEFAEQA; this comes from the coding sequence ATGACCCAGATGACCCTGCCGATGGAGGGTGGCTGCCGCTGCGGCAAGGTGCGCATCCGGATCGACAAGCCGCCGATGCTGACGATGGCGTGCCATTGCACCGGCTGCCAGAAGATGAGCGCCAGCGCCTATTCGCTCAGCGTCGCCATTCCCACCGACGGCTTCACGGTGACGAAGGGCGACACCGTGATCGGGGGGCTCCACGGCGACCAATCGCAGCATCATCATTGCGACTGGTGCAAGAGCTGGGTCTTCACCCGGATCGCGTTCGACGTCGGCTTCGTCAATGTCCGCCCGACGATGCTCGACGATGCGGGGTGGTACGTTCCGTTCATGGAGACCTATACCAGCGAAGCACTGCCCTGGGCGAAGACACCCGCAAAGCATCGCTACCCGCAGTTTCCGGAGATGGCGGATTTCGGAAAACTGCTCGCCGAGTTTGCCGAGCAGGCTTAG